A window of Hymenobacter aerilatus contains these coding sequences:
- a CDS encoding O-acetyl-ADP-ribose deacetylase, which translates to MAITAATWRPDAQTFGRILLYQGDITRVDTDAIVNAANSSLLGGGGVDGAIHRAGGPAILEECRQIRARQGGCATGEAVITTAGELPASYVIHTVGPVWNGGIKGEAELLTSCYRNCLRLAAEKQLSSVAFPGISTGIYGYPKADAARIAVREVQAFLKENELPATVVFVAYNEEARWVYEQELLK; encoded by the coding sequence ATGGCTATTACCGCTGCTACCTGGCGCCCCGACGCCCAAACCTTCGGCCGCATCCTGCTCTACCAGGGCGATATCACACGGGTGGATACCGACGCCATCGTGAATGCCGCCAACTCCTCGCTGCTGGGTGGAGGCGGCGTAGATGGGGCCATTCACCGGGCTGGTGGGCCAGCTATTCTGGAGGAGTGCCGCCAGATCAGGGCGCGGCAGGGTGGCTGCGCTACCGGCGAGGCCGTGATAACCACCGCCGGCGAGCTACCAGCCAGCTACGTGATACACACAGTAGGGCCGGTGTGGAACGGGGGCATCAAGGGCGAGGCGGAGCTATTGACCAGCTGCTACCGCAACTGCCTGCGCCTGGCGGCAGAGAAGCAGCTCAGCAGCGTGGCGTTTCCGGGCATCAGCACCGGTATTTACGGCTACCCCAAGGCCGACGCGGCCCGCATTGCAGTGCGCGAGGTGCAGGCGTTTCTAAAGGAAAACGAGCTGCCCGCCACCGTGGTGTTTGTGGCCTACAACGAGGAGGCGCGCTGGGTGTACGAGCAAGAGTT
- a CDS encoding 2TM domain-containing protein: MEPLNRDPQLWRQAKARARFKASVLTYLWVNALLWTIWAFTGRGSYPVPWPLWATFFWGIALLANGASVYGWWGQSQQAEREYERLLRKREE, translated from the coding sequence ATGGAGCCCCTCAACCGTGACCCGCAACTCTGGCGCCAGGCGAAAGCCCGTGCCCGCTTCAAAGCCAGTGTACTTACCTATTTGTGGGTGAATGCCCTGCTGTGGACCATCTGGGCTTTCACGGGCCGCGGGTCCTACCCCGTGCCGTGGCCGCTGTGGGCTACCTTCTTCTGGGGCATCGCGCTGCTAGCAAACGGCGCCAGCGTCTACGGGTGGTGGGGCCAAAGCCAGCAAGCCGAGCGTGAGTACGAGCGGCTGCTGCGAAAGCGAGAAGAGTAA
- a CDS encoding IS110 family transposase — translation MPRVPSPTAPLKYVVGIDIAKDTFVACFGRIEASQQLRFGKETTFANTLAGFTALLAWTAKQQAPAAPLWFVVEATGVYYEALAYFLSDNAQALSVLLPNKVKHFAQSTELKSKTDQLDARLLCRLGLERALPAWQPPTPALRQLRALARERQRLSEQGGQLKTRCHAYQHSYQPDARTLERLAAQQQLVAQQLKAVDQDLSLLLDAEPELARKLAHLTSIPGIGLTTAIVVVAETNGFILVENERQLASYAGLDVVQRQSGLSSQATRISRRGNVRLRTALYLPAVSSLRYNPQQKAFYARLRARQPSGKPGVIAVMRKLLLLCYSLWKNDRPYDLQFHPAHMAEKEVAPAD, via the coding sequence ATGCCCCGCGTCCCTTCCCCCACCGCCCCGCTGAAATACGTTGTGGGCATTGACATTGCCAAAGACACCTTCGTGGCCTGCTTCGGCCGCATCGAGGCCAGCCAGCAGCTGCGTTTTGGTAAAGAAACCACGTTTGCCAACACGCTGGCCGGCTTCACGGCCCTGCTGGCCTGGACGGCCAAGCAACAGGCGCCCGCCGCCCCATTGTGGTTCGTGGTCGAAGCCACTGGGGTCTACTACGAAGCCTTAGCCTATTTTCTCTCCGATAACGCACAGGCCCTGAGCGTGCTACTGCCCAACAAAGTCAAGCACTTTGCCCAGAGCACCGAGCTCAAGAGCAAGACCGATCAACTCGATGCCCGCCTGCTTTGCCGCCTGGGCCTGGAGCGGGCCTTGCCCGCCTGGCAACCACCAACGCCCGCTCTGCGCCAGCTGCGGGCCCTGGCCCGCGAGCGTCAGCGCCTAAGCGAGCAGGGCGGACAGCTCAAAACCCGGTGCCACGCCTACCAGCACAGCTACCAGCCCGACGCCCGCACCCTCGAGCGCTTGGCCGCTCAGCAGCAACTCGTTGCCCAACAGCTAAAAGCCGTCGACCAAGACCTCTCGCTGCTGCTCGACGCGGAGCCGGAGTTGGCCCGCAAACTGGCCCACCTGACCAGCATCCCCGGCATCGGTCTGACCACGGCCATCGTGGTGGTGGCCGAAACCAACGGCTTCATCCTGGTGGAAAACGAGCGCCAGCTCGCCTCCTACGCCGGCCTAGACGTGGTGCAGCGCCAAAGCGGCCTCTCTTCCCAAGCCACGCGCATTTCCCGCCGAGGGAACGTGCGCCTGCGTACGGCGCTCTACCTGCCAGCCGTGAGCAGCCTGCGCTATAATCCGCAGCAAAAAGCCTTCTATGCCCGCTTGCGCGCCCGCCAGCCCAGCGGCAAGCCCGGCGTCATTGCCGTCATGCGCAAGCTCTTGCTGCTCTGCTATTCGCTCTGGAAAAACGACCGCCCCTACGACCTGCAGTTCCACCCGGCCCACATGGCCGAAAAAGAAGTAGCCCCGGCCGATTAA
- a CDS encoding ATP-dependent zinc protease family protein, whose protein sequence is MKKMRIPKRVVGRRELVDFPAFGLQGIEAKVDTGAYTGAIHCSDIHEERRADGQIVLRVLLLDPSHLNFDGRPLEFTTFSRRDIRSSNGDVQERYVVAMVIRLFGEDFATEFSLSDRSDMKYPVLIGRALLRQGRFVVDVGRRNVSYKATQHPSS, encoded by the coding sequence ATGAAAAAAATGCGAATTCCGAAGCGGGTAGTGGGGCGGCGGGAGCTGGTCGATTTCCCGGCGTTTGGGCTGCAAGGCATAGAGGCCAAGGTAGATACCGGCGCCTACACGGGCGCCATTCACTGCTCCGACATCCACGAGGAGCGCCGCGCCGACGGGCAAATTGTGCTGCGCGTGCTGCTACTTGACCCGTCGCACCTTAACTTTGACGGCCGGCCGCTGGAATTTACCACGTTCTCGCGGCGCGACATCCGCAGCTCGAATGGCGACGTGCAGGAGCGCTACGTGGTAGCCATGGTCATCCGCCTGTTCGGGGAGGATTTTGCCACCGAGTTTTCGCTTTCCGACCGTTCCGACATGAAGTACCCCGTGCTGATTGGCCGCGCTCTGTTGCGGCAGGGGCGCTTTGTGGTGGACGTAGGGCGGCGTAATGTTTCGTATAAGGCAACCCAACACCCCTCTTCGTAG
- the rimK gene encoding 30S ribosomal protein S6--L-glutamate ligase, giving the protein MKLAILSREPTLYSTQRLVEAAQQRGHEVVVLDHLQCNLVLEKGTPGIIYKGERLHDIQAVIPRIGASVTFYGTAVVRQFEMMKVSTAVSSQAIVRSRDKLRSVQILSRAGIGMPKTAFTNFSADVPTMIEHVGGAPVIIKLLEGTQGLGVVLAESAKAAQSVIEAFHNLKARIIVQEFIAESKGADLRAFVVNGEVVGAMKRQGKEGEFRSNLHRGGTGKLVKLSRAEKAAALAAAKALGLGIAGVDMLQSKRGPLVLEVNSSPGLEGIEKATGLDIAGKVITYTEELVKKRKRAEVAKKRKATETDEE; this is encoded by the coding sequence ATGAAATTAGCGATTCTATCGCGTGAGCCAACACTATACTCTACCCAGCGCCTGGTAGAAGCCGCCCAGCAACGCGGCCACGAGGTGGTGGTGCTAGACCATTTGCAGTGCAACCTAGTGCTGGAAAAAGGTACGCCGGGTATTATTTATAAGGGCGAGCGACTGCACGATATCCAAGCTGTTATTCCGCGCATTGGGGCCTCTGTTACGTTCTACGGCACGGCCGTAGTGCGGCAGTTTGAGATGATGAAGGTGTCGACGGCCGTGAGCAGCCAAGCCATTGTGCGCTCCCGCGACAAGCTGCGCTCGGTGCAGATCCTGAGCCGGGCTGGCATCGGCATGCCCAAAACGGCCTTCACCAACTTCTCTGCCGACGTGCCGACCATGATTGAGCACGTGGGCGGCGCCCCCGTTATCATCAAGCTATTGGAGGGCACGCAGGGTCTGGGCGTGGTGCTGGCCGAGTCGGCCAAGGCTGCACAGTCGGTGATTGAGGCCTTTCACAACCTGAAGGCGCGCATCATCGTGCAGGAGTTTATTGCCGAAAGCAAGGGCGCCGATCTGCGGGCCTTCGTGGTGAACGGCGAGGTAGTGGGCGCCATGAAGCGCCAGGGCAAGGAGGGCGAGTTTCGCTCGAACCTGCACCGCGGCGGCACCGGCAAGCTGGTGAAGCTGAGCCGGGCCGAAAAAGCCGCCGCCCTGGCCGCCGCCAAAGCCCTGGGCCTGGGCATTGCGGGCGTAGACATGCTGCAAAGCAAGCGCGGTCCGCTGGTGCTGGAGGTAAATTCCTCGCCCGGCCTGGAGGGCATCGAGAAAGCCACCGGCCTCGATATAGCCGGCAAAGTCATTACCTATACCGAGGAGCTGGTGAAGAAGCGCAAGAGGGCCGAAGTCGCCAAGAAGCGCAAAGCCACTGAAACCGACGAGGAGTAG
- a CDS encoding succinylglutamate desuccinylase/aspartoacylase family protein has product MQLNGLTIQPGERVMTRLVISRLPSGTIIDVPVHVFRSREPGPTVLLMAGMHGDEVNGVETIRRLIQQDLLRPLRGTIIAIPLLNIYGFLNFSREVPDGKDVNRSFPGNSRGSLASRVAHRFMREIMPLVDYGIDFHTGGASRSNHPQVRCLLDHEPSATLARTFAAPFTLHAKLRRGSLREAAFGLGKSIIVYETGESLRFDETGIELAIAGTYRVLHHLGMVAEATPATQPSIECWRGRWLRARFAGLFRSQVRKGDYIEQGQVYGIITDPYGEMAVHLESPVSGYVVGLNHMPVVNQGDALLHIGLTEPAPVPTEDTDAPAPTL; this is encoded by the coding sequence TTGCAGCTAAACGGCCTCACTATCCAGCCTGGCGAGCGGGTGATGACCCGCTTGGTTATCTCGCGCCTACCCTCCGGTACTATCATCGACGTGCCGGTGCACGTGTTCCGGTCGAGGGAGCCGGGGCCGACGGTGCTGCTGATGGCCGGCATGCACGGCGACGAGGTGAACGGCGTGGAAACCATCCGCCGCCTGATTCAGCAGGACTTGCTGCGGCCGTTGCGGGGCACCATCATTGCTATTCCGCTGCTCAATATCTATGGCTTCCTGAACTTCTCGCGCGAGGTGCCCGATGGTAAGGACGTCAACCGGTCGTTTCCCGGCAACTCGCGCGGCTCCTTGGCCAGCCGGGTAGCGCACCGCTTCATGCGCGAAATCATGCCGCTGGTCGACTACGGCATTGATTTCCATACGGGCGGCGCCTCGCGCAGCAACCACCCGCAAGTGCGCTGCCTGCTCGACCACGAGCCCAGCGCCACGCTGGCTCGCACGTTTGCGGCCCCCTTCACGCTGCACGCCAAGCTGCGGCGAGGCTCCCTGCGAGAAGCAGCGTTTGGCTTGGGCAAGTCTATTATCGTGTACGAAACCGGCGAGTCGTTGCGCTTCGATGAAACGGGTATTGAGCTAGCTATAGCTGGCACCTACCGCGTGCTGCACCACCTGGGCATGGTAGCCGAGGCCACGCCAGCCACGCAGCCCAGCATTGAGTGCTGGCGCGGGCGCTGGCTGCGGGCGCGCTTCGCGGGGCTGTTTCGCAGCCAGGTGCGCAAGGGCGACTACATCGAGCAGGGCCAGGTCTACGGCATCATCACCGACCCCTACGGCGAAATGGCCGTGCATCTGGAGTCGCCGGTGAGCGGCTACGTGGTGGGACTCAACCACATGCCTGTCGTCAACCAGGGCGACGCGCTCCTGCACATTGGCTTGACAGAACCGGCACCCGTTCCCACAGAAGACACCGACGCCCCTGCTCCGACTCTTTGA
- a CDS encoding OmpH family outer membrane protein, whose amino-acid sequence MNKTAQLIVNAVLVLAVAVLFYLHFSSRPAAAPVAATPKVTMAADSTAEVPVDEVATVASADSNKVAYVESNKLLEGYKGMQVARKSFEVKAKGWQAQNDALVRNFQAAVQKYQQTAQSLTNEQRAATEQNLQQQEAQAGQKQQQLQQQAAQEEAKMTKTVLDRVEKQIEKYGKENGYRMILISSPGGAIAYARKELDITAPVLKYLNDEYSAKK is encoded by the coding sequence ATGAATAAGACTGCTCAACTCATTGTCAACGCCGTTTTGGTTCTGGCCGTTGCCGTGCTGTTTTACCTGCACTTCTCCTCCCGCCCTGCTGCCGCGCCGGTAGCTGCTACCCCTAAGGTGACCATGGCTGCTGATTCTACAGCCGAAGTACCTGTAGATGAGGTAGCCACCGTAGCCAGCGCCGACAGCAACAAAGTAGCCTACGTGGAGTCGAACAAGCTGCTGGAGGGCTATAAAGGAATGCAGGTAGCCCGTAAGAGCTTCGAGGTCAAGGCCAAAGGCTGGCAGGCCCAGAATGATGCTTTGGTGCGCAACTTCCAGGCGGCCGTGCAGAAGTACCAGCAAACGGCCCAGTCGCTGACCAACGAGCAGCGCGCAGCCACCGAGCAGAACCTACAACAGCAGGAAGCCCAGGCTGGCCAGAAACAACAGCAGCTACAGCAGCAAGCAGCGCAGGAAGAAGCCAAAATGACCAAAACCGTCCTCGACCGCGTGGAAAAGCAGATCGAAAAATACGGCAAGGAGAACGGCTACCGCATGATTTTGATTTCGTCGCCCGGCGGTGCCATTGCCTACGCCCGCAAAGAGCTGGACATCACTGCCCCCGTACTGAAATACCTCAACGACGAGTATAGCGCCAAGAAATAA
- a CDS encoding LacI family DNA-binding transcriptional regulator — protein MNPVNLKQLAQELNLSVSTVSRALSDSYEISATTKAKVQELARQLGYEPNPYASSLRRQKSKTIGVVIPEVANNFFSLAINGIEEVARENNYHVLIYLTHDDAAQEATIVQHLASGRVDGLLASVAGATQDFTHFGKLQARRTPMVFFDRVCEEFATAKITTDDYQSGYQATQHLLDAGCLHIAHLLISDRLSIGQKRLQGYHDALRDHGLTPDPTLLLHGTPNKAHNQALIQELLQQNPAVDGIFASVETLAMSSYLACRHLGRRIPEDVKIISFSNLEIADLLDPPLTTITQPAYEIGREAARILFKAILKNRPTLPTQSQELKSKLIKRRSTATL, from the coding sequence ATGAATCCCGTCAATCTCAAACAGCTTGCCCAGGAGCTGAACCTATCGGTATCCACCGTTTCCAGGGCATTGAGCGACAGCTACGAGATAAGCGCGACGACCAAGGCCAAGGTGCAGGAGCTGGCCCGGCAGCTGGGCTATGAGCCCAACCCCTACGCTAGCAGCCTGCGCCGGCAGAAAAGCAAAACCATCGGCGTGGTGATTCCGGAAGTAGCCAACAACTTTTTCTCGCTGGCTATCAATGGCATTGAGGAGGTGGCCCGCGAAAACAACTACCACGTGCTCATCTACCTCACCCACGATGACGCCGCGCAGGAGGCCACCATTGTGCAGCACCTTGCCAGCGGCCGGGTAGATGGGCTGCTAGCATCGGTGGCGGGTGCCACGCAGGATTTCACTCACTTCGGTAAGTTACAGGCCCGCCGCACGCCCATGGTGTTTTTCGACCGGGTGTGCGAGGAGTTTGCCACGGCCAAAATTACCACCGACGACTACCAGAGTGGCTACCAGGCCACCCAGCATTTGCTGGATGCCGGCTGCCTCCACATTGCCCACCTGCTCATCTCCGACCGCCTATCCATTGGGCAGAAGCGACTGCAAGGCTACCACGACGCGCTGCGGGACCACGGCCTCACGCCCGACCCTACCCTGCTGCTGCACGGCACCCCCAACAAGGCCCACAACCAAGCCCTTATTCAGGAGCTACTGCAGCAAAACCCGGCCGTCGATGGCATCTTTGCATCCGTGGAAACGCTGGCCATGAGTAGCTACCTGGCGTGTCGCCACCTGGGCCGCCGCATTCCGGAAGACGTGAAAATCATCAGCTTTTCCAACCTGGAAATTGCCGATCTGCTCGATCCGCCTCTCACCACCATCACCCAGCCGGCCTACGAAATAGGTAGGGAGGCGGCACGCATCCTGTTCAAAGCAATTCTCAAGAACCGCCCTACCCTACCCACTCAGAGTCAAGAGCTGAAATCGAAACTCATCAAGCGCCGCTCAACAGCAACTTTGTGA
- a CDS encoding DUF6807 domain-containing protein has product MRKALYLLLPLLYCSAAYAQQAQPVRLAKDPKARKIDVFVGKQLFTSFLYPDTLEKPVLYPLHAASGAVVTRGFPVAPQPGDPTDHPHHLGLWFNFENVNGLDFWNNSYAIPAEKKANYGWIRTDKILETTNGSTGTLAYHANWTNQQRDVLLEETTRLEFSGTAQQRIIDRYTTLKANTTVTFTDAKDGMLGLRLAHALQIPETKDQKFTDDKGNVTVVKGGTDKVANGNYLTSAGKRGNDAWSTRAAWCMAYGKMGNDSVSVAIIDHPTNPNYPTFWHARGYGLFAANPLGEKIFTEGKSAKNLQLKKGESVSFRYRVVISNGVKVLAPAQVEESAANFAKKRVAVTK; this is encoded by the coding sequence ATGAGAAAAGCACTCTATCTACTTCTGCCCCTGCTCTATTGTTCTGCCGCATACGCGCAGCAGGCGCAACCTGTACGACTGGCAAAAGACCCGAAGGCCCGCAAAATAGACGTGTTTGTAGGCAAGCAACTCTTCACCAGCTTCCTCTACCCCGATACGCTGGAAAAGCCTGTGCTATACCCGCTGCACGCAGCCAGCGGTGCCGTCGTCACCCGCGGCTTTCCGGTGGCGCCCCAGCCCGGCGACCCCACCGACCACCCGCACCACCTGGGCCTGTGGTTCAACTTCGAGAATGTGAACGGTCTGGATTTCTGGAACAACTCCTACGCTATTCCGGCCGAGAAAAAGGCCAACTATGGCTGGATCCGGACGGATAAAATTCTGGAAACCACCAACGGCTCTACCGGCACCCTCGCCTACCACGCCAACTGGACCAACCAGCAACGCGACGTGCTGCTGGAAGAAACCACCCGCCTGGAGTTCAGCGGCACGGCCCAGCAGCGCATCATCGACCGCTATACTACCCTGAAAGCAAACACCACCGTCACCTTCACCGATGCCAAAGACGGCATGCTGGGGCTGCGGCTGGCCCACGCCCTGCAAATCCCGGAGACGAAAGACCAAAAGTTCACCGACGATAAAGGCAACGTGACCGTAGTGAAGGGCGGCACCGACAAGGTAGCCAACGGCAACTACCTCACCAGCGCCGGCAAGCGCGGCAACGACGCCTGGAGCACCCGCGCCGCCTGGTGCATGGCCTACGGCAAAATGGGCAACGACTCTGTGAGCGTTGCCATTATCGACCACCCGACCAACCCCAACTACCCTACCTTCTGGCACGCTCGCGGCTACGGGTTGTTTGCGGCCAACCCCTTGGGCGAGAAAATATTTACGGAAGGCAAATCGGCGAAAAACCTACAGCTCAAAAAAGGCGAGTCGGTGAGCTTTCGCTACCGCGTTGTTATCAGCAATGGTGTGAAGGTGCTGGCACCTGCACAAGTAGAGGAATCAGCTGCCAACTTTGCCAAGAAGCGTGTGGCCGTAACCAAGTAA
- a CDS encoding Gfo/Idh/MocA family protein: MSTSRRVFLQQMALAGAGTLLPQVTWSASSYKRIIGANDRVRVGVVGFSDRHRNSHMPCFLNHYKELNFDIVGVSDIWKQRREEGAAVWKEKLGHSVKAYRNNDELYGSKSVDAVFIGTADFQHALHAIEAVQAGCDAYVEKPFAETMADNRAALKAVKASKQIIQIGSQRRSGSNYKAAEQYIKSGKFGPITMVELSWNVNQPGRWRRPELVSQLRQEDIDWKRYLMNRPNEAYDPRKYLEYRLFWPYSSGLPGQWMSHQIDTVHWFTGLKHPRSVVANGGIYMWKDGRRNWDTITSVFDYGPENDPSQGFQVMFASRMHNGDERPAEIYYSNGGELNLITNKVSPNGGLTKRHAEAMHMQPNLLQEFSLSNTEAAVASANTGGDVLTSNHVRNWMECIRSRKETNAPVEAGYSHSIANIMTTAASHTGLKATFDEKTQEVMVGGKVFTM, encoded by the coding sequence ATGTCTACATCACGTCGTGTTTTTCTACAACAAATGGCCCTGGCCGGGGCGGGTACGCTTCTACCGCAGGTTACGTGGTCGGCCAGCAGCTACAAGCGCATCATTGGCGCCAACGACCGGGTACGGGTAGGCGTGGTCGGCTTTTCTGACCGCCACCGCAACTCGCACATGCCCTGCTTCTTGAACCATTACAAGGAGCTAAACTTCGATATAGTAGGGGTATCCGACATCTGGAAACAGCGCCGCGAGGAAGGTGCCGCCGTCTGGAAAGAAAAGCTGGGCCACAGCGTGAAGGCCTACCGCAACAACGACGAGCTGTATGGTAGCAAGAGCGTGGATGCGGTGTTCATCGGTACGGCCGACTTTCAGCACGCGCTGCACGCCATTGAAGCCGTGCAGGCCGGCTGCGACGCCTACGTGGAGAAGCCCTTCGCCGAAACCATGGCCGACAACCGCGCTGCCCTGAAAGCCGTGAAGGCCTCGAAGCAGATTATCCAGATTGGCTCGCAGCGCCGCAGCGGCTCCAACTATAAGGCCGCCGAGCAGTACATCAAGTCGGGCAAGTTTGGACCGATTACGATGGTAGAGTTGAGTTGGAACGTGAACCAGCCGGGCCGGTGGCGTCGGCCGGAGCTAGTAAGCCAGCTCCGGCAGGAAGATATCGACTGGAAGCGCTACCTGATGAACCGACCCAACGAAGCCTACGACCCACGTAAGTACTTGGAGTACCGTTTGTTCTGGCCCTACTCTTCGGGCCTACCCGGCCAGTGGATGTCGCACCAGATTGATACCGTGCACTGGTTTACGGGCCTGAAGCACCCGCGCAGCGTAGTGGCCAACGGTGGCATTTATATGTGGAAAGACGGCCGTCGCAACTGGGACACCATCACATCGGTGTTCGACTATGGTCCCGAAAACGACCCATCGCAGGGCTTCCAGGTGATGTTTGCCTCACGCATGCACAACGGAGACGAGCGCCCGGCTGAAATCTACTACTCCAACGGCGGCGAGCTGAACCTGATTACCAACAAGGTGTCGCCCAACGGCGGCCTCACCAAGCGCCACGCCGAGGCCATGCACATGCAGCCCAACCTGTTGCAAGAGTTTAGCCTGTCGAACACCGAAGCGGCGGTGGCTTCGGCCAACACCGGCGGCGACGTGCTCACCTCCAACCACGTGCGCAACTGGATGGAGTGCATCCGCAGCCGCAAGGAAACCAACGCGCCCGTAGAGGCCGGCTACAGCCACTCCATTGCTAATATCATGACCACCGCGGCCAGCCACACCGGCCTGAAAGCCACCTTCGATGAGAAAACGCAGGAGGTGATGGTAGGCGGCAAGGTGTTTACGATGTAA
- a CDS encoding 3-keto-disaccharide hydrolase: MKPTTFLTTCAATFLLTAFHNPPAPKPADTWQNLFDGKTLKGWKKLAGTADYKVENGAIVGTTVMNSGNTFLVTEKEYGDFVLELDIKLESNEGNSGVQTRSHFDSPEQKGKVYGRQVEIDPSARSWSGGIYDEARRQWLYPLDLHPEAKTAYKAGQYNHLKIECIGNETKTWLNNVPVAYVVDPLDPKGFIGLQVHGISDKAQEGKKIYFKNIKIKTTNLQPTAFPSDVYVVNFVPNTLTASEKKGGWKLLFDGKTNKGWHSAKGGAFPAQGWQVTDGTMTVLSSEGKEAANGGDIVSDDQYSAFDLSFEFKLTPGANSGVKYFVTLDEKTQGSAIGLEYQVLDDERHPDAKLGRDGNRTLASLYDLKKADKSPRFIHPIGEWNTGRVVVYPNNHVEHYLNGSKVLEYERGSKDFRDLVAISKYKVWPNFGEAPKGHLLLQDHGNLVSFRSIKMKELK, encoded by the coding sequence TTGAAACCAACAACCTTTCTGACCACCTGCGCCGCTACCTTTCTGCTAACTGCTTTCCACAACCCGCCGGCACCCAAACCGGCCGATACTTGGCAAAACCTGTTTGACGGCAAAACGCTGAAAGGCTGGAAAAAGCTGGCCGGCACCGCTGACTATAAGGTGGAAAACGGCGCTATTGTGGGCACTACCGTGATGAACTCTGGCAACACTTTTCTGGTGACGGAGAAAGAATATGGCGACTTTGTGCTGGAGCTGGACATCAAGTTGGAAAGCAACGAGGGCAACTCCGGCGTGCAAACCCGCAGCCACTTCGACTCGCCGGAGCAGAAGGGCAAGGTATACGGCCGGCAAGTAGAAATAGACCCCTCGGCGCGGAGCTGGTCGGGCGGCATCTACGATGAGGCGCGCCGGCAGTGGCTCTACCCCCTGGATCTGCACCCCGAGGCCAAAACGGCCTACAAAGCCGGGCAGTACAACCACCTCAAGATTGAGTGCATCGGCAACGAGACGAAAACCTGGCTCAACAACGTGCCCGTGGCCTACGTGGTAGACCCGCTGGATCCCAAGGGCTTCATTGGCCTGCAAGTGCACGGCATCTCCGACAAGGCGCAGGAGGGGAAGAAAATTTACTTCAAGAACATCAAAATCAAGACCACCAACTTGCAGCCCACGGCTTTCCCAAGTGATGTGTATGTGGTAAACTTTGTACCGAATACGCTCACAGCCAGCGAAAAGAAAGGCGGCTGGAAGCTGCTCTTCGACGGCAAAACCAACAAAGGCTGGCACAGTGCCAAAGGCGGTGCTTTCCCGGCCCAGGGCTGGCAGGTAACGGACGGCACGATGACGGTGCTATCGTCGGAGGGCAAGGAGGCGGCCAACGGCGGCGACATTGTGAGCGACGACCAGTACAGCGCCTTCGACCTGTCGTTTGAGTTTAAGCTGACGCCCGGCGCCAACAGCGGCGTGAAATACTTTGTGACCTTAGACGAGAAAACCCAGGGCTCGGCCATCGGTCTGGAGTACCAGGTGCTGGACGACGAACGGCACCCCGACGCCAAACTCGGGCGCGACGGCAACCGCACCCTAGCCTCGCTCTACGACCTGAAAAAGGCCGACAAGTCGCCGCGCTTTATCCACCCCATTGGCGAGTGGAACACGGGCCGCGTGGTGGTCTACCCCAACAACCACGTGGAGCACTACCTCAACGGCTCGAAGGTGCTGGAGTACGAACGCGGCTCCAAAGATTTCCGCGACCTGGTAGCCATCAGCAAATACAAGGTGTGGCCCAACTTCGGGGAAGCGCCAAAAGGCCATTTGCTGCTACAAGACCACGGCAACCTAGTTTCCTTCCGCAGCATCAAGATGAAGGAGTTGAAGTAA